The DNA sequence TCATGAGGATGTCGATAagcctgagactcaagaaaataagaaagtatcaataaatccaatcgatattgagacaaatttgaatcgattgaatatagtggtggattatgtctttgcatacaatgttgcatctagcattatgcaagataatgaggatcttaaacctcaatctgttggagaatgtcgacagagatgtgattggccaaaatggcaagaagcaatccaatctgagttggattcacttgcgaaacgtgaagtttttgggtctatagtccaaacacctaatggtgttaaaaCTGTTGactataaatgggtctttgtacgtaaaaggagtgagaaaaatgaggtacaaagatataaggcacgccttgttgcacaaggattttcacaaaggcctggtgtcgattatgaagagacgtattctcatgttatggatgctataacgtttcgttatctcattagtcttgctgtccatgaaaagcttgacatgtATTTAATGGATATGGTTACAGCCTACCTATATgactcacttgataatgagatatacatgaaaattcccaagggatttaaaatgcctgacgtacataattcaaagtcaagggaaatattttcaatcaaattgcaaagatctttgtatggtctaaagcaatcaggaagaatgtggtataaccgccttagtgaatatttattaaaggaaggttatataaatgattccatttgtccatgtatttttataaagaaaataacatcggagtttgttgtacttgctgtatatgttgatgacataaaccttattggaactcctacagaactccaaaaggcaattgattatttaaagaaggaattcgagatgaaagatctcggaaagacaaaattatgtctcggtttgTAAATTAAACATTTGGCAAAcgggatttttgttcatcaatctgcctacatagaaaaggtattgaaacaattttacatggatggagcacatccattaagtactctgaTGGTTGTTCggtcacttgatgtgaataaggacccaTTCCGACCTcaggaaaataatgaagagccTCTTGGTCctaaagtaccatatcttagtgcaatttgtgcactaatgtatctttctaacactataaggcctgacataacattttcagttaatgtcttagcaagatatagctctactCCTGCAAGGAAATATTGGaatagaatcaaacacatattgcggtatctaaaaagaactaccgatatgggcttattttatggcaatgattgcagtctcgatcttgttggttatgccgatactgggtatttatctgacccacacaaggctcgatctcaaacatgctatgtgtttacatgtggaggcactgcaataacttggcgatcgactaagcaatcaatcgtggctacttcatctaatcatgctgagataatttctattcatgaagcaagtcgagaatgtgtatggttgaggtctgtaatacaccttattcgagacaatgtggtttgaagtgtgacgaactacccataattttgtgtgaagataatgcagcatgcataactcaattgaagggaggattcataaaaagaGATAGaataaagcacatttcaccaaagttatttttcacacatgatcttcaaaaaaaatggtgatatcaatgtttaacagatccgttcaagtgataatatggccgatttgttcaccaaatctctaccgacgtcaaccttcaggaaactagtgtacaagattgggatgcgaaggctcaaggatatgAATTGATGcactcatcagggggagttaatatgcgGTGTACTCTTTTTcacttacaaggttttgtcccactaggttttccttgcaaggtttttaatgaggcaacaaaaAAAGTGTATTCCTAAACATGTGTActatttttccttcactaggttttttttttttctaataaggttttaacgaggcgcattatctatggacatccaagggggagtgttataagaaatatcaaattatggtggatgtctactcttcctccatgattttcatctcaaatgcttaatgacatgttcaatgacatattttctatgtttaatgacatattcaatgacatattttcttcactttccatacctatataaaggccttgtaatataatagatagaaaaatacacacaattgaagaagaaataagaatctcctctctttctctctatatctttTAGCTTGTTTTTTCTGgttccatattgttactttgaatTATATTCAACAAAAATATGGAGGAAACTGTTGGTATGGTAGGGCACCAATAGAACTGTACAAAAAATTGGGAGATGAAATTGAATGGACGATATCACATATAATTGGGAGGAGCTCACGGACTAAGATATATAGGCTGATACTTGCTGGAATCATCTATCACATATGACACGAAAGAAACTGTAGAGAGTTTCATCAGAAGAAAAAGGGCTCTGAAAATGTAATTAGGTTGATCATGCAAGAGGTACCCTGCAGAGGAAGCTTGAGGTCACAACTAATGAGATATATGCGGAATCTTAGTTACTACCCATAGTTGTATACTAATTAAGTATAGAAGGATAGGAGCTGAATATTGATTATAGAATTGGTCTTCAACTGAGGTTGGGCCTTCTGTACAACACAAGGTTCAATTATACTTGCACATTCTTTTTTCCTTAGTAAATTATATACTTAATTACCAAAAACAATATTGGTCACCATTAAATTTTTACGAACTAAATGAAGAAAAAAACAACCTAAATTCCCGATTTTGAACATGTGCATGCACTGAACTTCGATAAAGCCCAAAGTAGACTTTTCAATTGGGACTTTTTCGTATATATACAAAAAGTTTAACCTTATTTGCCTAATTTATCTAATTTTTTCTATTTacaaaaagtaactaaatttttttataaaatacatataaatTTGATCAAAATCTATAATTTAtctacaatttatatacaaattGAATACAAATATTTTGTACAGAATCCAGTCAAAAACTataatttacatataatttatatacaatttgTATACAATTATgttagttatatatattttatatgccGTTTCTGCAcccgacatacaaaatatatactcatcaagtttcaatatgaaattctaaCCAAAACCGCCTCGTAAttttctcaaaattgagatataatttTCAAAGGATATTTTCAATCATTTGCAACAAtactcaatccaaacaaataataattttgcaaaatttaattttcgaattcaaagctttgaAACTTTTTAATGGCTGACAATAGAGTTTAGACTCATGTCTTCAATTTCGTTGGCCCTTAAACTAAACTGGCATCCAAATTAGTAGAATCCAGTAGTCTAACTTTCAGCTTTAGATAATAGTTATCATATTGCAATCATCATTCAAATTTGAATAGGAATTGGTGTTGTTGGCAAGCATATTAATGGAATCAAAACCATAATAACCACGACTTTTGTTTCAGGTAATCTCAGTTCTGTatgattggtttaatgatttttatGCTATGTCTTCTTTTCTTTCCGAATGAACATTTGCCAATTTATGCTAATTATAGATTAACAATGTACTTATGACTCTAGGCATGATCTGGTTATCCTTTGAGAAGTAAGCTAAACGGGTGATCTTTAAGGAAGATTGGAGTCTAATACATTATTTTGTATATAAATAGTAAACTGTATATTAATTTCtaattaaattaaaatttcaatagtaagaataaataaattttaaaaatattataaatatgtAAAAATCTCTTTCCAGTTTCACCAGCAGAAGCCCAATATTATTTGCAACTTAATCTTTTACTCTCTTTTTTTACGTCTTTTTCATTCTCTATTCTAATTTGTTAGGAGAGGTACACTTGGAGTAAATGACAGGTGAAAGAAGGGAATGGTGAGATTGAACCTTGCCCCAACATATTACACCACAAAATAAGAAAAAGTACAATTGAATCTGTACATGTAGTTTATAAATACGTGGATTAAGTTGGTACGATTAGTAAATAAcgaagaataaagaaaataaaacaaagatAATTTAGGAATGAACTAACCTGAAATTCATATTGATTCCACCGAAATCAAGGATAATTGGAAAACTTTGGCATTAGCCTTGTATAAAACTtaagaaaatgaaagaatgattctAGTATTCGTGTGTCTTAACAATGAGTACAAATGTTGCTATTTATATCTAAATAGAAGGAGACAAGGTCTCAAAATTACTCTCTCTTAAAGATGAATAAAACACCTCATGATAGCTGCATTACGTTGGGAATAAATAATGTGATTTTCTGTAACGGTTGCTCCTTTAATGCTGATCTTTTCAATCGTTACTTTACTTTCAAATTCTCTTCCTCAATCCTTGCGTTCTCGGAATCTACACGATACAGGTCACATGATTGTATCTGGTATTAACTATCTGCTGACTCATTTTCACCCTGTCATCACTGCTATATGTCTGCTTGAGAGACGTCCACGTGTTAACTGCAAATTTTACCCAATATGCTATACCACACTAAAAAATTTATATAAGAAGATTTTTAAAAAGTGCTAGAATATCATATGAGAGATTTGAATTTCTGATCTAAAAGAAATTTTCGAATCCCCTTTACTACAATACTAAACTTTTTGCTTATATCAAAATGAATTAAGAATTCAAATTCCACCCGCGATCTACACAATATTAAATTCACATATATCTATTCCAACTGAATTGATAATATGACGTAGCTAATCAAGATTCCAAGAAAGTACATTATGATCTAGCATTATTTGCTGAGAGAGTTTCTGGATTTTCAAACTTTCAATATACTCTCGCTCATCACAAAGTCCCAATTGATTTTAAGTACGTTTAGAATAAAGGGGGTGATTTTACAGAATACAACCATAAAGCTAGGGAACACATTCTCTAGCCTAGTGGAGAAATAACTAGTGGAAGAGAGGAATAAATACTCAGCAGAACCAAGCTCTTCTTCCCCTGAAAGAGTACAAGGTGCAGGGGAGCCAGGACTTGGCAAAGGTGGGAGGCCTCCCCCATCCTAATGGATAGCATTGGCTTCTGGAACACCAGAGGACAAAATAAACCTACCAAACAATAGGAGATAAAGATGTTCATTCATAATGCTAGGGTAGCGGTATTTGGTCTTCTGGAAACAAAAGTGAAGAGAGCAAAAGCCCAACAAGTCTCTTTTTACCTCTGTCAAGGCTGGTCGTTTGGCACAAACATATCCAAACATCCAGGTGGAAGGATATGGATCCTATGGAATCCTATGCTATATGGAGTCAATATAATCAAAGTAACAGCACAACTAATTCATTGTGAGTTACACTATAGAGGGGCTGATGAAACATTACATGTGACTATGATATATGCATTCAATGATGTTACACTCAGAAGAGATCTTTGGCGGGCAATTAAATATATTCATGATCAGATAAAAGTCCCCTAAGATATAATTGGGGGCTTTAATTGTGTTTTACATAAAGAAGAGAGAATGGGAAGCCCTGTCACAATGGCAGATATAAGAGACTTTAAGAAATGTGTTGAGGATTGTTCATTGTTGGACCTTAAATCCACTGGAGCTTTTTTCACATGGACAAACAAGCAAAGTGGAGGGGATATAGTACTCAGTAGAATTGATAGAGTAATGGTGAATGCTGGGCGGGGACTAAACCTACCTGCATCAGTAGTACATTACAGGAATGAGGGGTTGTTTGATCACTGTCCAGCCATTATCAGTTGGGACAATGGCAGCTAACCAAAGAATAAATTATTCAAATACTTCAATATGTGGAGCTTGGCCCCAGACTTCAAGGAGAAAATAAAAGCAGGGTGTTGGACTAATAGGAAGGCACTAAGATGTATGAATTAGTAGGAAAATTAAACAAAATCAAACATACATTACAAGAGCTGAACAAGGACAGGTTTAGTGAGTTTGAAAGGAAGGAAGATGATGCAATGCAAAAGCTTCAAAAGTGCCAAGAAATAATACAATTGGATCCATGCAACATCTAATTGATAGTTGAAGAAACTAACCTGTCCTGAGAATGTAAAACTTGGAATAATGCTAGAGAGAAGTTCTTGAGGCAAAAATACAAAGTACAGTGGCTGACTCAAAAAGACATGAACACAAAATTCTTTCATAGTATGATGAAAGTAAGAAGGAACTCCAATAGAATATTCTATATTGATAATGTAGAAGGACAACATATCAATGATCTAGAGGGGATAACTAAGGCATTTACAACCTTCTATGAAGGGCTGTTGGGAACTAATAAAAGGAATATGGAGCATGTATGAAGCAGCTTGGTAAGACAGGGTCCTATTATTTCTGCTATACAAAGAACACAACTAGAAGAGCAATTCAATGAGAATGAAGTAAAGAAAGCATTATGGGCTATTGCTGGAGATAAGGCACCAGGCCCAGATGGCTTTGATAGTCAATTCTTTAAAGATGGATGGGAAGTTGTAGGGAAGGATGTGGTTGAAGTTGTGCTAGAATGTTTTTAGAAACGAAAAAATGCTTAAAGAATAGAATAACACAGTAATTATATTGATACCAAAGAGTGCACATGCATCTAGTGTGGGGGATTACAGGCCAATAGCATGTTGCAATACAATCTACAAGATTATATCGAAAATACTTTGTAATAGGCTCAAACTAGTCCTCCTTCATCTAATATCTGATAGTCAAAGTGCATTTGTAGCTGGGAGAAGTAATGTGCAGAAGATTCTCATTTGTCAAGATTTAGTAAGACTTTATAATAGGAAAGCCACTACCAAGAGTTACTTGATTAAAATTGATCTCAATAAAGCATATGATTCAGTAGAATGGGGGTTTGTGGAGGAAATGTTATATGCTATGAATATTCCTGTGAAATTCATTAATTGGGTGATGAATTGTATATCTACAACACAGTACAATATTGCTTTGAATGGGGACTTGTATGGAAATATTCAGGGCAAACATGGATTGAGGTAGGGGGATCCATTCTCCCcacttatttttgtcatttgcatGGAATACTTCTCCAGAATAATAAAGAGAGTAGCAAGTATGTCAGGCTTTTTGTATCATACAAAATGTCAAGGGTTGAAGCTAAATCACTTATGCTTTGCTGAcgatgtccttttattttgcaAAGGGACTTACCAGTCAGTCTTGATGATGCTAAGAGGTCGTCAGTCCTTCTCAAGGGCTTCAGGATTATGCACCAATGCAGGGAAGTCTAATATTTTCAGTGCCAATATGGATGAATAATGCATGATGGATTTATGTGACATAACAGGATACCAGAGGGGGTCTTTACCATTCAGATACTTGGGTGTTCCAATTTCAACTAAAAAGCTCACTGTCGTAGAATGTGAGATATTGGTTGACATGATGACAACAAGAATTAGAGTATGGAGATCAAGGCACCTATTATATGGAGGTCGAGTGCATCTTATTAACTCAATGTTGATGCATGTTCACACATATTGGGCTTCCATATTCCTCCTACCTAAAGCAATTTTGAAAACAATTATAGCAATCTGCAGAAACTTTCTATGGGACGGGAAGGATGTGAGTAACAAAGCACCACTGGTAGCATGGGATGGAATGAGGCTGGGGTGGTATGGAATGAGGCTGCAATAACCAAGTATGTATGGAATATTGCATGCGAGACACATGATCTATGGATAAAATGGATAGATCACATCTTGTCGCGCCCCATTTGTTTCTCTTCTCGCGAAAAAAGGGCTTCGACATTGTGACAACTCCTTTTTAGAATGGTAGATAGAGTGTTAAAGGAGAAGAGTCGCTGCCTAACGATTTTtaaaggtgcgttagggcacctattacacaaataactctatttgactagtcaacgtcactaaagatcgggtaagggctcaagttacctcaaagagaaggtattaggcactcctcgaggtccacaactgttgGTCCCGatcgaacttaagattatgtggattatgattaagttaggtgatcaaataaataaagtgaGTTCAAAAGTCacagaactttattacaacatgattaatacagaTCTTAGTGCGAACATGGGAATACAACTATTTAGATCgaataacaacatataaagaggaAGGGGGGTCCGAAGTTTTTTtaacctaaaggatcaccccgtgcaacataaataatacttcttaactccctcaagatggggtgttacacatattattcagcgggcacagactatcatcttcagctacccgattactataatAAAGTTATTACCCAAAGCACACTAATTCAATTATAAGTCGTACCTGATGTATGCACTACCCGTcctatacctatggtccaggaagtattggacctctattttaggtggttctagacctcacttaggctgctcagaaatattaaaactaagcgacataaaaaaacacattggacttcaaatatggcaatttaaggctcaagtttgcctccataCTTAAACAACAAATGTACGTGAAACATGTTTTTCATGTTAGGCAATTCAGAATTAAGGAACTTAactccctataggcatgatttctaggtgacaGGCATCAAGACACGCAAGCAGATTCAGGAACCAACGAGATTCATAGACAGGATTGCATAGGTTATTACACACTGGTTATTGAGAAGGCAAATTTCTTAATTACTAGCCCTATAATTGTTGCGCCTAGGTGAGTTATGTGATAGAGGGAGATGAAATTCAGAATTACACATACACTTGATAATGGCCTAAGTGGGTGATGAACATAAAGGGCGACATTACCAGTTACTAAGGCGAGCGGTggcatcctataggcaggatttcgaATGATTAACAATTGAGGAGTCTGATTTTATTGCTAGACCTTATAGGCAGTTTTCTCAAGGTGAAATAAGCAATACCATAACAAATGATATGATTAGAGTCCTATAGGCACGATCTCTAGTAATGCGAATTAACAGGAAATTCAACAATATTTCCTACGGGCAGGTTCTCTAATCAACATGTAGCTACAAAGATATTGAGACATTTGAGTTCGGACATTACTAATAAACAAGCAGTGCAAGTGTGTGTGTTTCCCTAATGGAATGCTTTCTACAGTGTACATAGTGAACGAACAACATAAGGCAAAGCATCATTCAATCCTATTGATATATTTTCTACCCATCATACGTTAATATTAGAATCTACCCCATCCCCTTTTACTAACATCTATattgtttatacaaagattattattacatatccaaaataataataaattaataatattACATGGCAATAGACAGGCCTATAGCAGGCCCAAATAGAATAACTAAATACTTAGCCTTATTGGGCCTTCAAAACTTCTGGCATAGCGGACTTAGACCTTCAACAAAGAACCACACGATCACAGGTCCATAGGGGAGTTCAGACCCCTTTCAATGAGCCATAACATCAAATATTACATCACTTGGAGCAACCAATATAGAATACAGTACATGATAGGGAAGTAGAGCATTAGAGATAGTTTGGAGGTTAAGAGGAGTGACTAGGGTCGAGctcctagtgcgtcagagttcacaagggcctcaattggaccctaagcagtgctcgcactagggaggccaacagagaacctaggtagccttggctttcagccggctaagaataggAATTCAGAATACTTACGCAACAAGTAAAGAGAATGGACAGAAATTCCCAGAGTGATCATACAGCATAACTGGGCAGGTAGACCAGCAAAATTCAGCAAAGTTCAGTAGCAAAGCATCATATAAACAAACAttataggaaaaggaaaacaagtTTGCAAACATACCTAGATTGCACTAGTTGACATTTAAGGGCCTAAATTAAGTCAAGTCTCTCCTATGGCCATATCAATACTTGGACATAATGGAGGTATACATATATTGATTATTACAGAAATGAAAAAGTAGCAAGTGAACCAAGGCATACTGAAAAAGCATGTTAACCTAGGAGCAAGGTCCTAGTTAGTTGAAATAGAATGTTTGCCTTTAGAAAAATCAGGGTAGCAAGACACAAATTTAAAACAGATTTTTGGGCAGTATTACAAAAGGCACTCCAACATACACAAGACTTAGTAAAAGTTCATTCAAGTAAAAGTTAGGGCATTATCTAAATACAATAGGCAGAAATAATATACAACCACAATATTAAAGTTCAAAATTAACATGTAAAGATGTTAGAGGGTGCAGAACTAGTCATAGGAGATAGGGAATTGCAAAGTGCAAATCATAGTGTGTCATGGCATGAACAGTAAACTACTCCCATGCGTCAATTAACACAGAATGACATAAAGTTGAACACCATCATAGTTGAACCAAAATTCAGATACATATGCAGAAAGAAGGGAAGAAAGCAAACATTATGGTTGTTTAAACACTAACCAGTAGAAGAATTAAAAGAGTGCAGAGTGTAATAGAAAAAACCCAAAATCCCTGATGCTTCAGAGTTCGCAAGAGCCTCGAAAATGAGCTCTGATCAGTGCTTGCACCAGAGAAGGTTATTCAACAATTTCAAACTGTTTTAGGGTAGTAAGTGAGAAAGTTGTGAAAAACAGTAGCCGAAATTAAGGTTCAGAAATCTCTCCCTTAAGGGGTTTCATGAGAGGGTTTTATATAGTGTAGAAATCAACCAAGTAAACAAGGAAAATAAATTATtctaacacaaataaggaaagatatacTAGAATCAATTAGAATCGATTTTTAGGGCGTGAAACAAAGAGGTTCAGTAAATCAACAGGGAATAGAAATTATCAcgcaaataatactaaaaatagAGGAATACAGAAGAATAAATagagaataagaaaaatatgATACCAAAAATCATTTAGAGACAGATTTAGGGCAAACTAAAGTAGAAAATAGGGAAACAtggaatattaaaaataaataaggaaaataatagTCAAACACAGAAAAGGAAAAGTTTCAATCAAGAATCAGTAAGGAACAAGGGATAAATTCAAACCCTAGTTTGAAAGGAAGCATAGATAGTTGAAGATCTCGCTAAATCGGGCCATATAGAGTGCATATAGATGAAATATTGTCTAAATCTCATAGATTGAAGGCGGTGGAATCCCGTTTGGGTactggtacttgccaaaattggGGCAACTACCATATAACATCATAATATTGCAGACAATAACGAGGTAACACATAAAAGGTAAGTAAATCATAGAGGGAGTCCATGATTTACTCGGATTTGGAGAAGATgggggaggcggctagggtttctgaagGAAGGAGATGGGAGGTTATAGAGGCGGCAGGCAAAGGGTGAATGGGGGTTAGGGTTAGGAGTTAGGTTAGTTAAAGGGAGGGTTTaattgtgggtcgttgatcttgagagatcaacagTCAGGATTAAAAGAAAACAGGGACGGGTCGTGTAAAGAAGGTACCGACCGGGTTGGGGTTAGTGGGTTATTTGTGTTGGGCTTGGGGTAATTGGGCTAAGGTCTAGGTAGTTTTAGGTCCGAAAATTGGCCTGTTTTGGGCCAGCTATTAAATATacgataattatttttaaaatagtttatAAAATAACTAATAGATAATAAAATGTTACTTGTGCAATAAGATCACTGAAAATAATAAatcaatattataaaaatataaaaatgatacttcggcataaataacataataaacgcaattatttgtaaaatataggtcattattgcaaaattagataaatagcttaaaaatgctAATGcaattataaaaatagaaaagaaatgtttgaaacatgtattatggatgaaaataataatttttgctaattaagtcatcacaaaataatttaaaggataattactagatatttatataataaaaatataagaaaattaatttat is a window from the Nicotiana tomentosiformis chromosome 10, ASM39032v3, whole genome shotgun sequence genome containing:
- the LOC138900068 gene encoding uncharacterized protein, producing MADIRDFKKCVEDCSLLDLKSTGAFFTWTNKQSGGDIVLSRIDRVMVNAGRGLNLPASVVHYRNEGLVRQGPIISAIQRTQLEEQFNENEVKKALWAIAGDKAPGPDGFDSQFFKDGWEVVGKDVVEVVLESGRSNVQKILICQDLVRLYNRKATTKSYLIKIDLNKAYDSVEWGFVEEMLYAMNIPVKFINWVMNCISTTQYNIALNGDLYGNIQGKHGLR